A stretch of the Chloroflexota bacterium genome encodes the following:
- a CDS encoding ABC transporter permease, with product MLRYTIERFLYLIPTLLVMSLIVFLIMHATPGSPLDPMAANANPLTAEAQKRLYEAYGLDKPLYEQYGIYIWKVIHLDFGVSYVQRDREVSAIIANTFPISLTLGFIAFVVSIVFGLALGIIAAMRQNTWIDYLSSTIAMLTVSTPNFVIGITLIVIFSITLQWLPIAMSVSGDFDFWSLEYWAKNWQFWVLPTTVLAFFELATIARYTRASMIEVIRSDFVRTARAKGLLEGAVVMRHVLKNALIPVATILGPLFAAIGTGTFVVETLFSIPGMGKFFVTSMTGRDYNMIMAVILIYGAFLAVMNILVDLVYGFLDPRIRYN from the coding sequence ATGCTTCGGTACACTATTGAGCGGTTCCTGTATTTGATTCCGACGTTGCTGGTGATGTCGCTGATCGTCTTCCTGATCATGCACGCGACGCCGGGCAGCCCGCTGGATCCGATGGCGGCCAACGCGAACCCGTTAACGGCGGAGGCCCAGAAGCGTCTGTACGAGGCGTACGGCCTGGACAAGCCGCTGTACGAGCAGTATGGGATCTACATTTGGAAGGTGATTCACCTCGATTTCGGCGTCTCCTACGTGCAGCGCGATCGCGAAGTGTCGGCGATCATCGCCAACACGTTCCCCATTTCGCTGACGCTCGGATTCATCGCGTTCGTCGTCTCCATCGTGTTTGGACTGGCGCTGGGCATTATCGCGGCGATGCGCCAGAACACGTGGATCGACTATTTATCCTCAACGATTGCGATGCTCACGGTCAGCACCCCGAATTTTGTGATTGGCATCACCCTGATCGTGATCTTCTCCATTACTCTGCAGTGGCTGCCGATCGCGATGTCAGTTAGCGGTGATTTCGACTTCTGGAGCCTGGAGTACTGGGCCAAGAACTGGCAGTTCTGGGTGCTGCCGACGACGGTGTTGGCGTTCTTCGAACTGGCGACGATTGCGCGTTACACGCGGGCCAGCATGATCGAGGTCATCCGCTCGGACTTTGTGCGCACGGCGCGCGCCAAGGGCCTGTTGGAGGGCGCGGTAGTGATGCGGCACGTCCTGAAGAACGCGCTGATCCCAGTCGCGACGATCCTGGGCCCGCTATTTGCGGCTATCGGTACCGGCACGTTCGTGGTTGAGACGTTGTTCAGCATTCCAGGCATGGGCAAGTTCTTCGTAACGAGCATGACCGGGCGCGACTACAACATGATCATGGCGGTGATCCTGATCTACGGCGCGTTTCTTGCCGTCATGAATATCCTCGTCGACCTGGTGTACGGGTTCCTCGACCCGCGCATTCGCTACAACTAA
- a CDS encoding ABC transporter permease: MSVQTKSKSQNPQVIIDEELGEILAVRPTSLWRDAYFRLVRNKLAILGMLFVILMIVFAIVADAYPKAYDKQALTYASVPPGEAGFVMGADYLGRDMLSRLLKGAQVSLMVGLGAQVIVLLIGIPVGMFAGYYGGRTDMLLMRVVDIMYAFPQLLFVILLTSMMGADLRNIFIAIGLTGWVGLARQVRAQVLSLREREYVKAARVAGASGPYIIVRHLIPNTMTIIIVALTFGIPLAIFTESTLSYLGLGIKPPLPSWGQMVGEYQQYIRTDLHMVLSPALALGLTMLGFTFFGDGLRDALDPRMNR; the protein is encoded by the coding sequence ATGAGCGTACAGACCAAATCGAAGTCGCAGAACCCGCAGGTCATCATCGATGAGGAGCTCGGCGAAATCCTGGCCGTGCGGCCGACCAGCCTGTGGCGGGATGCCTATTTCCGGCTGGTCCGCAACAAGCTGGCGATCCTGGGCATGCTGTTTGTGATTCTGATGATCGTGTTTGCCATCGTGGCCGACGCCTACCCCAAAGCGTATGATAAGCAGGCGCTGACTTATGCCTCCGTGCCGCCCGGCGAAGCCGGTTTCGTGATGGGCGCCGATTACCTCGGGCGCGATATGCTGAGCCGCCTACTGAAAGGGGCGCAGGTGTCGTTGATGGTCGGTCTCGGCGCGCAGGTCATTGTGCTCCTGATCGGCATCCCGGTCGGCATGTTCGCCGGCTACTACGGCGGGCGCACCGACATGCTCCTGATGCGCGTCGTCGACATCATGTACGCGTTTCCGCAGTTGCTGTTTGTGATTCTGCTCACGTCGATGATGGGCGCGGACCTGCGGAACATCTTCATCGCCATCGGCTTAACCGGGTGGGTGGGCCTGGCGCGGCAGGTGCGCGCCCAGGTGCTGTCGCTGCGCGAGCGCGAGTACGTCAAGGCGGCGCGCGTGGCCGGCGCCAGCGGCCCGTACATCATCGTGCGCCACCTGATTCCGAACACGATGACGATCATCATCGTCGCGCTGACGTTCGGCATCCCGCTGGCGATCTTCACGGAATCCACGCTCTCGTACCTCGGCCTCGGCATCAAGCCGCCGCTGCCGTCGTGGGGGCAGATGGTCGGCGAATACCAGCAGTATATCCGCACCGACCTGCACATGGTGCTGTCGCCGGCGCTGGCGCTCGGCCTGACCATGCTCGGCTTTACCTTCTTTGGCGATGGCCTGCGCGACGCGCTCGACCCGCGCATGAACCGCTAG
- a CDS encoding FAD-binding oxidoreductase, which produces MDQTADVVVIGGGMLGCSTAVQLALKGAKRIVLLEKGAQVAVGASGASGGLVRMHYTVPAAVSLAWRSLHLWQTWNDWVGAPSPFVNSGFVMIVGHGDGDVLRANVRMMQGLGVDTEVISVDDLRALIPGIYTDDIGGVSYEPQSGYAYPVDATQGLANRARALGVEIKFNTAATRIRTQSGRVSGVETSAGVITTPSVVLAAGAWAGRLAQTAGVTLPLTPRRGMAANSGWPSGMGRHPVIIDRALGMYTRNDRNQRNLFGIEPALPVEPDAPDAFELEAGRMEPALAVIKRRLPRMALSSDPTGWAAPEAYTPDGQVLLGLAPGVSGLYLATGGSLTSFKTAPAIGEAVAELLLEGQSKHVDSTLFRATRFAEGKLLTGEHEYASTMAGDEGKQSPG; this is translated from the coding sequence ATGGACCAAACTGCGGACGTCGTCGTGATTGGCGGCGGCATGCTCGGATGTTCTACAGCCGTGCAGTTGGCACTGAAGGGCGCAAAGCGTATTGTGCTGCTGGAGAAGGGCGCACAGGTCGCCGTCGGCGCGAGCGGCGCGAGCGGCGGGCTGGTGCGCATGCACTATACCGTCCCGGCGGCCGTAAGCCTCGCCTGGCGCAGCCTGCACCTGTGGCAGACCTGGAACGACTGGGTCGGCGCGCCGTCGCCGTTCGTCAACAGCGGCTTCGTGATGATTGTCGGCCACGGCGATGGCGACGTCCTGCGCGCCAACGTGCGTATGATGCAGGGACTGGGCGTGGATACAGAGGTCATCTCGGTTGACGACTTGCGTGCGCTGATACCGGGCATCTACACCGATGACATTGGCGGCGTATCGTACGAACCGCAAAGTGGCTATGCCTATCCGGTGGACGCGACGCAGGGGTTGGCCAATCGCGCGCGCGCGCTCGGTGTCGAGATCAAGTTTAACACAGCGGCAACGCGCATCCGCACACAGTCGGGGCGCGTGAGCGGCGTCGAGACGAGCGCCGGCGTCATCACCACGCCCTCGGTTGTACTGGCCGCCGGCGCGTGGGCCGGCAGACTGGCGCAGACGGCCGGCGTCACGCTCCCGCTGACGCCGAGGCGCGGCATGGCGGCTAACAGCGGCTGGCCCTCGGGCATGGGACGCCATCCGGTCATTATTGACCGTGCGTTGGGGATGTACACGCGCAACGATCGCAATCAGCGCAACCTGTTCGGCATCGAGCCGGCGTTGCCGGTTGAGCCTGATGCGCCCGACGCGTTCGAATTGGAAGCTGGCAGAATGGAGCCCGCGCTCGCCGTCATCAAGCGGCGACTACCGCGCATGGCGCTCTCCAGCGACCCCACCGGGTGGGCCGCGCCGGAAGCTTACACTCCGGACGGGCAGGTCCTCCTCGGGTTGGCACCTGGCGTGAGCGGCCTCTACCTCGCGACGGGTGGCAGCCTGACTAGCTTCAAGACCGCGCCGGCCATTGGCGAAGCGGTGGCGGAGCTGCTGCTCGAAGGGCAAAGCAAGCACGTGGATAGCACGCTGTTCCGCGCGACCCGCTTTGCGGAAGGCAAACTGCTGACTGGAGAGCACGAATACGCGTCGACCATGGCCGGGGACGAAGGAAAGCAGTCGCCCGGCTAA
- a CDS encoding twin-arginine translocation signal domain-containing protein has product MSEKNWANDLDQVRQFEERALSAGMNRRTFLKILAAAGASSAILAACGGPTTAPTMAPVAPTAAGPAATTAPAVATATSAPKPTTAATTAAVQPPAGGKVPDAEQVFRDGSYMPAEPASMDFNGNLYCAGLTEIWAGLLNFNFDYKPQPYLATFTQKDNVFTFTMKDGVKWTNGDPVTAKDFEWSWIRMLHPGTKAPYSSLLYDVKGAEAFNNRKDLKGTQAEIEAANKEVGIVATDAKTLVVTLNGPYGYFPTIVAYIAALPNHRATLEKTGEVFGDAVKASEPAVITTNGPFKLTKWTHEKVIEMERWDGWTAGPKPTIRKVIYPVIADTQELASYEKNEVDRANVQPAEIKRVKADAKLSKELITYSGTGVFYLVPNPNMKPFDVKGVRRAINHAIDRAAIVKSVLQDVGKISYTFDGPDLPHYVDPAKYPKIVELCKFDPKLAMDELKGTPYEGGKNWPAIKLSYRTGEERIGSTQAVQAIQAMLKDNLNMSVELDPAEQKVFRPNMWDHKQQFTWIRWYSDYPDSNNNLYQVWYSGSGASGHRHDFANPAFDKLVTDAKVGTLDERTAKYAQAELVGLEDGYATYVYYLYSSRTYKPWVGGVPKNSRGEIVQDVNIFFAMPETLFIQEAEGRPKLS; this is encoded by the coding sequence ATGTCCGAAAAGAACTGGGCAAATGACCTGGATCAGGTCAGGCAATTTGAAGAACGCGCCTTGAGCGCGGGCATGAACCGCCGCACGTTCCTGAAGATCCTGGCGGCGGCCGGTGCGAGCAGCGCCATCCTCGCTGCTTGCGGCGGCCCGACGACCGCGCCGACCATGGCGCCGGTGGCGCCGACCGCGGCCGGCCCCGCGGCCACGACCGCTCCCGCGGTGGCGACCGCAACCAGCGCGCCGAAGCCGACGACGGCCGCGACGACCGCCGCCGTGCAGCCGCCCGCCGGCGGGAAGGTGCCGGATGCGGAGCAGGTCTTCCGCGACGGCTCCTACATGCCGGCCGAGCCGGCCAGCATGGACTTCAACGGCAACCTGTACTGCGCCGGTTTGACCGAGATCTGGGCCGGCCTGCTGAACTTCAACTTCGACTACAAGCCGCAGCCGTACCTCGCCACGTTCACCCAGAAGGACAACGTGTTCACGTTCACGATGAAGGACGGTGTGAAGTGGACCAACGGCGACCCGGTGACCGCCAAGGACTTCGAGTGGTCATGGATTCGCATGCTGCATCCGGGCACCAAGGCGCCGTACTCGTCGCTGCTGTACGATGTCAAGGGCGCCGAAGCGTTCAACAACCGCAAAGACCTGAAGGGCACGCAGGCCGAGATCGAAGCGGCGAACAAGGAAGTCGGCATCGTGGCGACCGACGCCAAGACGCTGGTCGTCACGTTGAACGGCCCCTACGGCTACTTCCCGACGATCGTCGCCTACATCGCCGCGCTGCCGAACCACCGCGCGACGCTGGAGAAGACGGGCGAAGTGTTTGGCGACGCGGTGAAGGCGTCCGAGCCGGCCGTCATCACGACCAACGGCCCCTTCAAGCTGACCAAATGGACGCACGAGAAGGTGATTGAGATGGAGCGCTGGGACGGCTGGACGGCCGGACCCAAGCCGACGATCCGCAAGGTCATCTACCCGGTCATCGCCGACACGCAGGAACTGGCGTCGTACGAGAAGAACGAAGTCGACCGCGCCAATGTCCAGCCGGCGGAGATCAAGCGCGTGAAGGCCGACGCGAAGCTGAGCAAGGAACTGATCACCTATTCGGGCACCGGCGTGTTCTACCTCGTGCCGAACCCGAACATGAAGCCGTTCGACGTCAAGGGCGTCCGCCGCGCGATCAACCACGCGATCGACCGCGCCGCGATCGTCAAGAGCGTCCTGCAGGACGTCGGCAAGATTTCGTACACCTTCGACGGGCCCGACCTGCCGCACTACGTCGATCCGGCGAAGTATCCGAAAATTGTCGAACTGTGCAAGTTCGATCCGAAGCTGGCGATGGACGAACTGAAGGGCACGCCGTACGAAGGCGGCAAGAACTGGCCGGCGATTAAGCTGTCGTATCGCACGGGCGAAGAGCGCATCGGCTCGACACAGGCGGTGCAGGCGATCCAGGCGATGTTGAAGGACAACCTCAACATGAGCGTGGAGCTCGACCCGGCCGAGCAGAAGGTGTTCCGCCCGAACATGTGGGACCACAAGCAGCAGTTCACGTGGATACGCTGGTACTCAGACTACCCGGACTCGAACAACAACCTGTATCAGGTTTGGTACTCGGGCTCGGGCGCGTCGGGTCACCGCCACGACTTCGCGAACCCGGCGTTCGATAAGCTCGTGACCGACGCGAAGGTCGGCACCCTGGATGAGCGCACCGCGAAGTACGCGCAGGCGGAACTGGTCGGTCTCGAAGACGGCTACGCGACGTATGTGTATTACCTGTACTCGTCGCGCACGTACAAACCGTGGGTCGGCGGCGTTCCGAAGAACTCCCGCGGCGAAATCGTGCAGGATGTGAATATCTTCTTCGCCATGCCTGAGACGCTGTTCATTCAGGAAGCGGAAGGCCGGCCGAAGCTGTCCTAG
- a CDS encoding GNAT family N-acetyltransferase — translation MPDMLVKLYDLPAGNADADRLASLAVDVRRALAPEKWIVTLWVREQFSDYWVSECETAFARAPVACFIAVQDGRLLGFACYDATMKGFFGPTGVAPDERGRGVGRALLVAALQAMRAEGYGYAIIGAVGPAEFYAKAVGATLIEDSTPGIYRGLIRKPPRP, via the coding sequence ATGCCCGACATGCTCGTCAAGCTGTATGATCTGCCCGCCGGCAACGCTGACGCGGATCGCCTTGCATCCCTCGCGGTGGACGTGCGTCGCGCACTGGCGCCTGAAAAGTGGATCGTCACACTGTGGGTGCGCGAGCAGTTCTCTGACTACTGGGTCAGCGAGTGCGAAACGGCGTTCGCGCGCGCGCCGGTCGCCTGCTTCATCGCCGTGCAGGATGGGCGATTGCTCGGCTTCGCGTGCTACGACGCCACCATGAAAGGCTTCTTCGGGCCGACCGGCGTGGCGCCGGATGAGCGCGGGCGCGGCGTGGGGCGCGCGCTGCTGGTTGCCGCGCTGCAGGCGATGCGCGCCGAGGGCTACGGCTATGCCATCATCGGCGCAGTCGGCCCGGCGGAGTTCTACGCGAAGGCGGTCGGCGCCACGCTCATTGAGGACTCTACGCCGGGCATCTATCGCGGGTTGATTCGCAAGCCGCCCCGCCCGTAG
- a CDS encoding ABC transporter ATP-binding protein, whose amino-acid sequence MTQQNTKPILEVDNLRTHFFTRNGVVKAVDGISFKMHEGETLGIVGESGCGKSITALSLMKLIPHPGKVVTGNIHLQTDSGMVDVTQISDRQMADIRGNKIAMIFQEPMTSLNPVLTIGYQLTEPLKLHLDMNDEQARKQAVDLLKRVGIPAASDRLGDYPHQFSGGMRQRVMVAMAIACTPLLLLADEPTTALDVTIQAQILDLIRKMNTDLGVGVVLITHDLGVVADLCQRVIVMYAGQIIEEAPIDDIFNRPAHHYTIGLLRSVPKLGVNVKERLIPMKGLPPDLLNPPAGCRFYARCPARQEKCKEQPPLTRVSAQHQVACWFPQERPA is encoded by the coding sequence ATGACACAACAAAACACAAAACCGATCCTCGAGGTCGACAATCTGCGCACCCACTTCTTCACCCGCAATGGCGTGGTGAAGGCGGTGGACGGCATCTCGTTCAAGATGCACGAAGGCGAAACGCTGGGCATCGTGGGCGAGAGCGGCTGCGGCAAGTCGATCACCGCGCTGTCGCTCATGAAGCTGATCCCGCATCCCGGCAAGGTGGTGACCGGCAACATCCACTTGCAGACCGACTCCGGCATGGTCGATGTGACGCAGATCTCCGACCGCCAGATGGCGGATATCCGCGGTAACAAGATCGCCATGATCTTTCAGGAACCGATGACGTCGCTCAACCCGGTGCTGACCATCGGCTACCAGTTGACCGAACCGCTCAAGCTGCACCTAGACATGAACGACGAACAGGCGCGCAAACAGGCCGTTGACCTGTTGAAGCGCGTCGGCATCCCGGCGGCGTCGGATCGGCTGGGCGATTACCCGCACCAGTTCTCGGGCGGTATGCGCCAGCGCGTGATGGTCGCCATGGCGATTGCCTGCACGCCGCTGCTGCTGCTCGCCGACGAGCCGACGACCGCGCTCGACGTGACGATCCAGGCGCAGATCCTCGACCTGATTCGCAAGATGAACACCGATCTGGGCGTGGGCGTCGTGCTGATCACGCACGACCTCGGCGTCGTGGCCGACCTGTGCCAGCGCGTGATTGTCATGTACGCCGGCCAGATCATCGAAGAAGCGCCGATCGACGACATCTTCAACCGCCCGGCGCATCACTACACGATCGGCCTGCTGCGCTCGGTGCCGAAACTCGGCGTCAACGTCAAGGAACGACTCATCCCCATGAAAGGCCTGCCGCCCGACCTGCTGAACCCGCCGGCCGGCTGCCGCTTCTACGCGCGCTGTCCGGCGCGCCAGGAGAAGTGCAAAGAGCAGCCGCCGCTGACGCGCGTCAGCGCGCAGCATCAGGTAGCCTGCTGGTTCCCGCAGGAGCGACCCGCATGA
- a CDS encoding ATP-binding cassette domain-containing protein, with protein sequence MTTNTSDPTKVLLSVRGLKKYFKIGGGMIFDRQGRTLKAVDDVTFDVFEGETFGLVGESGCGKTTLGQSIVRLYEPTDGQIILNGQDIAKLGDEALRPLRRNMQMIFQDPASSLDPRMTVGDIIGEPLDVFRVGTKSEQKQRVQDLLKVVGLNPFFVNRYPHEFSGGQRQRIGIARALALNPRLIICDEAVSALDVSVQAQVLNLLRDLQAQFGLTYIFVAHNLAVVAHISDRIGVMYLGRLVEMGTTSEIYDTPKHPYTQALLTAIPVPTVGAKKRQRIILQGDVPSPLNPPSGCPFHPRCPIANLPRCATEIPVFEEKSKGHWAACHYTN encoded by the coding sequence ATGACGACCAACACCAGCGATCCGACCAAGGTACTGCTGTCCGTGCGCGGTCTGAAGAAGTATTTCAAGATCGGCGGCGGCATGATTTTCGACCGCCAGGGACGCACCCTGAAGGCGGTCGACGACGTCACGTTTGACGTATTTGAAGGCGAGACGTTCGGCCTGGTGGGCGAGTCGGGCTGCGGCAAGACCACGCTCGGACAGTCGATCGTCCGCCTGTACGAGCCGACCGACGGGCAAATCATCCTGAACGGCCAGGACATCGCCAAGCTGGGCGATGAGGCGCTGCGGCCGCTGCGGCGCAATATGCAGATGATCTTCCAGGACCCGGCGTCGAGCCTCGACCCGCGCATGACGGTCGGCGATATCATCGGCGAGCCGCTCGACGTGTTCCGGGTCGGCACGAAGTCCGAGCAGAAACAGCGCGTGCAGGACCTGCTCAAGGTCGTCGGCCTGAACCCGTTCTTCGTCAACCGCTACCCGCACGAGTTCAGCGGCGGCCAGCGCCAGCGCATCGGCATTGCGCGCGCCCTGGCGCTGAACCCGCGCCTGATCATCTGCGACGAGGCCGTCTCGGCGCTCGACGTGTCGGTGCAGGCGCAGGTGCTGAACCTGCTCAGGGACCTGCAGGCGCAGTTCGGGTTGACCTATATCTTCGTCGCGCACAACCTGGCGGTGGTGGCGCACATCAGCGACCGGATCGGCGTCATGTACCTGGGGCGCCTGGTCGAGATGGGCACGACGTCCGAGATTTACGACACGCCCAAGCACCCATACACGCAGGCGCTACTGACGGCGATTCCGGTGCCGACGGTCGGCGCCAAGAAGCGTCAGCGCATCATACTGCAGGGCGACGTGCCAAGCCCGCTCAACCCGCCCAGCGGCTGCCCGTTCCACCCGCGCTGCCCGATCGCCAACCTGCCGCGCTGCGCGACGGAGATCCCGGTCTTCGAGGAAAAGTCAAAAGGGCACTGGGCGGCCTGTCACTACACGAACTAG